A portion of the Hoylesella buccalis ATCC 35310 genome contains these proteins:
- a CDS encoding DNA-directed RNA polymerase subunit alpha, which translates to MAILAFQKPDKVVMLEADDKFGKFEFRPLEPGFGITIGNSLRRILLSSLEGYAINTIRIAGVEHEFSSVPGVKEDVTNIILNLKQVRFKQVVEEFENEKVSITVENSTEFKAGDIGKYLTGFEVLNPDLVICHLDAKASMQIDLTINQGRGYVPADENRQFCTDVNVLPIDSIYTPIRNVKYSVEPYRVEQKTDYDKLVIEVTTDGSLSPKDALKEAAKILIYHFMLFSDEKITLENPDQDDNQEFDEEVLRMRQLLKTKLIDLNLSVRALNCLKAAEVETLGDLVQYNKTDLLKFRNFGKKSLSELDDLLESLNLSFGTDTSKYKLDKE; encoded by the coding sequence ATGGCGATATTAGCATTTCAAAAACCTGATAAAGTAGTAATGTTGGAGGCTGACGACAAGTTCGGTAAATTCGAATTCCGTCCACTTGAGCCTGGCTTTGGTATTACCATCGGTAATTCATTGCGCCGCATTCTCCTTTCATCACTTGAAGGCTATGCTATCAATACCATCCGTATAGCTGGTGTTGAGCATGAGTTTTCTTCAGTACCTGGTGTAAAGGAAGATGTTACCAACATTATCTTGAATCTCAAGCAAGTTCGATTCAAGCAAGTAGTAGAAGAATTCGAGAATGAGAAAGTTAGTATCACCGTAGAGAATTCCACTGAGTTCAAAGCGGGCGATATCGGTAAGTATCTGACTGGATTTGAAGTGTTAAATCCTGATTTGGTGATTTGTCATTTAGATGCTAAAGCTTCCATGCAGATAGACTTGACCATCAATCAAGGACGTGGATACGTTCCCGCTGATGAGAACCGTCAATTCTGCACGGATGTCAATGTCCTCCCAATCGATTCAATCTACACCCCAATCCGTAATGTTAAATACTCAGTAGAGCCTTATCGTGTTGAACAAAAAACCGACTATGATAAGCTTGTTATTGAGGTAACCACGGATGGTTCCCTATCCCCAAAGGATGCACTGAAAGAAGCTGCCAAGATTCTTATCTATCACTTCATGTTGTTCTCGGATGAAAAGATAACACTCGAAAATCCAGATCAAGACGACAACCAGGAGTTTGATGAGGAAGTGTTGCGCATGCGTCAATTGCTAAAGACGAAACTTATTGACTTGAACCTTAGTGTTCGCGCACTCAATTGCCTCAAGGCAGCTGAAGTTGAAACTCTCGGTGACTTGGTGCAGTACAACAAGACAGACTTATTGAAGTTCCGCAACTTTGGAAAGAAATCGCTTTCAGAGCTTGATGATTTGCTCGAAAGTCTGAATCTATCATTTGGAACCGATACATCAAAGTATAAACTGGATAAGGAGTAA
- the rplQ gene encoding 50S ribosomal protein L17, producing the protein MRHNKKFNHLGRTASHRDAMLANMAVSLIMHKRITTTLAKAKALKKYVEPLITRSKDDTTNSRRVVFRYLQKKEAVTELYKTVAPKVGDRPGGYTRVIKLGTRQGDAAQIAFIELVDFDDNMAKTEKTAKKTRRSRRSSGKKNDEAAKAESAVETDDVVKAETAEETSKEASEAKAKEDVSEATAKEDASEAKAQDEKEAK; encoded by the coding sequence ATGAGACACAATAAAAAATTCAACCACTTAGGTCGTACTGCATCTCATCGTGATGCTATGCTTGCTAACATGGCAGTATCCCTGATTATGCACAAAAGAATCACTACGACCCTCGCAAAAGCAAAGGCTTTAAAAAAGTATGTAGAGCCACTGATTACCCGTTCAAAGGACGATACGACCAATTCGCGTCGTGTTGTTTTCCGCTACCTCCAGAAAAAGGAAGCTGTAACAGAACTGTACAAGACTGTAGCTCCAAAAGTAGGTGATCGTCCAGGCGGTTATACCCGTGTAATCAAGCTGGGTACTCGTCAAGGTGATGCTGCTCAGATTGCTTTTATTGAGTTAGTTGATTTTGATGACAATATGGCAAAGACTGAGAAAACAGCTAAGAAAACTCGTCGTAGCCGTCGTTCTTCAGGTAAGAAGAATGATGAAGCTGCTAAGGCTGAAAGTGCTGTTGAAACAGACGATGTTGTTAAGGCAGAGACAGCCGAAGAAACTTCGAAAGAGGCTTCTGAAGCTAAAGCCAAAGAAGATGTTTCTGAAGCAACAGCTAAAGAAGATGCTTCTGAAGCAAAGGCACAAGACGAAAAGGAAGCTAAGTAA
- a CDS encoding IS5 family transposase — translation MKQRPSSPSFADLIVGHRKVKQTFFFQIDQIIDWNPIRGLIEIAYTKGNRPTGRPSYDSLVLFKTELLRTWYGLSDGEVEEQVNDRLSFSRFVGLGLDDCAPDSTTVCRFRNILVEADLYDNVLQEINRQLELAGVLIKRGAIVDASITDSPRRPRGRKEYEVVEDRNEESGRDVAEKAMVKEIVKPNVDGEARWVKKMGKLHFGYKRHSVTDENGLVIAEETTPANESDIKHLEKPLEKAKLPQGTPVYADKGYDSTANKDVLKRMKLKSRIMHKGVRGRKLTEREQRINVAISKTRYKVERTFGSIHRWFHGGIARYVGLDKTHAQHIMEAIAYNLYRTPGIIVSNSLK, via the coding sequence ATGAAACAACGTCCTTCTTCTCCGAGTTTTGCTGACCTAATAGTTGGTCATCGTAAGGTCAAACAGACCTTTTTCTTTCAAATTGATCAGATAATCGACTGGAATCCCATTCGTGGACTTATTGAAATTGCTTACACCAAAGGCAACCGTCCCACTGGTCGTCCAAGCTATGACAGTCTTGTGTTGTTCAAGACCGAGCTTCTTCGTACATGGTATGGCTTGAGTGACGGCGAGGTCGAAGAGCAGGTAAATGACCGTCTGTCCTTCAGTCGCTTTGTTGGTTTAGGATTGGATGACTGCGCTCCAGATAGTACAACTGTATGCCGTTTCCGTAACATTTTGGTTGAAGCCGACCTTTACGACAATGTGCTGCAAGAGATAAATCGCCAGTTAGAGTTGGCTGGTGTTTTGATTAAGCGTGGTGCCATCGTTGATGCAAGTATCACGGATAGTCCTCGTCGACCTCGCGGCCGTAAGGAATACGAAGTAGTTGAGGATCGCAATGAGGAATCAGGCAGGGATGTGGCAGAAAAGGCAATGGTTAAAGAGATCGTCAAGCCCAATGTTGATGGAGAAGCACGTTGGGTAAAGAAGATGGGGAAGCTACACTTCGGTTACAAGCGACATTCGGTTACAGATGAGAACGGTTTGGTGATAGCCGAGGAAACCACACCGGCTAACGAAAGTGACATCAAACATTTGGAAAAGCCATTAGAAAAAGCTAAACTTCCACAAGGTACACCTGTTTATGCCGACAAGGGTTATGATTCCACGGCAAACAAGGATGTACTTAAACGTATGAAGCTCAAGAGTCGTATCATGCACAAAGGAGTAAGGGGGCGTAAGCTAACGGAAAGAGAGCAGCGTATTAATGTAGCCATCAGCAAGACACGGTACAAAGTGGAACGTACCTTTGGATCTATTCACAGATGGTTTCATGGTGGCATAGCCAGATATGTAGGTTTAGATAAGACTCACGCACAACACATCATGGAGGCTATTGCCTACAATTTATATCGAACTCCAGGGATAATTGTGTCTAATTCTCTCAAATAA
- a CDS encoding cobalamin-dependent protein (Presence of a B(12) (cobalamin)-binding domain implies dependence on cobalamin itself, in one of its several forms, or in some unusual lineages, dependence on a cobalamin-like analog.) — MILPALQEAESPYWRPIKYSLFPPLGLATLAAYFSYDDDVVIQDQHVEKLVLDDTPDLVCIQVYVTNAYRAYKIADSYRQRGVFVALGGLHVTSLPDEASLHADTILLGPGEEAFPET; from the coding sequence ATGATACTACCTGCATTGCAGGAGGCAGAAAGTCCTTATTGGCGACCTATAAAGTATTCACTTTTTCCCCCTTTGGGACTGGCAACACTCGCTGCCTATTTCTCCTATGATGACGATGTGGTGATTCAAGATCAGCATGTTGAGAAACTGGTCCTTGATGACACGCCTGATTTGGTTTGTATACAAGTGTATGTTACTAATGCCTATCGTGCCTATAAGATTGCGGATAGTTATCGACAAAGAGGGGTATTTGTAGCTCTGGGTGGTCTACATGTAACCAGTCTTCCTGATGAAGCATCACTTCATGCTGATACCATATTATTAGGTCCAGGGGAGGAAGCATTTCCCGAAACTTAA
- a CDS encoding VPDSG-CTERM exosortase interaction domain protein, giving the protein MNKKPFLIGMLSGVVLTIAALYVVNFFIQKESKDEAIQYIEKPVSYENKNETSFKVFQVIGEDAALADELSDKQSDLYLGNTVVLTGKDFYTDQVVTIKNLRGLELITIQVTAVYL; this is encoded by the coding sequence ATGAACAAAAAACCCTTTTTAATTGGTATGTTGTCAGGAGTAGTCTTGACCATAGCCGCACTTTATGTTGTAAACTTTTTTATTCAAAAGGAAAGTAAAGACGAAGCTATACAGTATATTGAGAAACCTGTGAGTTATGAAAACAAAAACGAAACGTCTTTCAAAGTGTTTCAAGTCATTGGAGAAGATGCTGCGTTAGCAGATGAACTTTCCGATAAACAATCAGACTTGTATCTTGGCAATACGGTTGTGCTTACTGGCAAGGATTTTTATACTGACCAAGTGGTTACAATAAAAAACCTCAGAGGATTGGAACTTATAACTATACAAGTAACCGCGGTTTACCTATGA